AACGTACTCAGTGTCCTCCTATATGGTTCAAAGATTTGTAAAACCTCtctattaattaaaagaaaccTGGTGTCTTCTAAACCAACTCCCCCATACGTAAACTGTTGAAAAAAACTTGGATGGCCACAATATCACAGATCATCCAAACAAGAAGCTGGTGATGGCTTGGTCATATCCATTCCCCAAACTCATTGCCTAGGGTCGCCCTAAGATGGACAAATCAGGCTAAAAGGAATACAAGCCGGCCAACGGAGAGCTGGAGAAGAAATGCCCTAAAAGGCCTGGAAGCAGAGCCTGACCATGGAGACAGCACCTCGAATAGCTGCATACCGAGTCAGATGGAAATCCCTTGTAGACGCCTCAAGCACATCACGGTACAGAGACGATTGAGTGAGTATGTTAAACCATTTAGCATTTGGAATTTCGATTACTAGAAATGAGAAATGGTTATAACAAACAGTGTTTAACACCAAAATCCAAAGGAAAAAGACAAAACATAAGCAGAgtaaacacggacctctaaaaaagATGGGATCAGGTACCAGGGAGTAATGAGCATCCTCTGATGATCTATCAcatccgccgtgtgctctttttCTAAAACGGAAAAACGGAGCCGAACATAATTCCTGAAGGATATTTAATACTGGTAGAATTAAAttaatgtgtattttttgttgCACAAAAAAAGGTGGAATCAAAATAAGTTATCTCATTCAGCCTATTGGAACTGAATTACTAGCACTATTGTTGATAAGTCTTATATGcctgaataaaaaataagtggtaGATTCAGGACTCggtaagaaattaattttaaactatatatacagCGAAATACTGATTACCGGTAGAGTTTCAACAGCTTGCTAGATTGGTATACCATTTGGTCAACAAGGTATCACATTCGATTTAAATTTAGTTCATGTGATTACTCAGTTCTGACATCAAGTAAGTGAGTTATATTTAGTAAATATTTGCACTTTTTTAGATATTTGTGTTAAGAAGGagaatgtattttaatatttgttttcatcCAGCAGTATTGATTTAGTTTGATATAAGTGTTTTAACTAATTAAAGTGGAATGCGACACCAGTCGATATTATTGTGAACAAAAGTAACCTAAatacttttatcattttaaaaattttaaattacacagtatttgaccaaaaaatatgttttaaaaacttttggaAGGTTAAAATCTTAAAGctccagcgggattcgaacacATGACTAACATATACTAAGTCAACACTCTAACCTATTGCGCCGTTGAATTTTGCCAGGGACTCAACATAACATTGTTATATTTGAGATTTTACTATATCTATGTTCATACTTTACATGTTTTTCCTTAATGTCTTTGGAAATGTAGACATTTGCGATTTTTGTTGAcagtatttttgtgatttacGTGGgtgatatatttattgataattattgTCTTTGGTGACATAGGTGGGTTTTTCCACTGTTCCGTTATGGTTTCCGCCACCCCTTGACACAGGATCATCTGTACGATGTCCTACCAGAGGACCAGTCCGACTTGTTAGGGGATCGCATGGAAAAGTAAGAAAAGtcatgaatattaacatgaACGTATACTGATTAGAATGATTTAGAAATCTATAGAATTGTGTATCTTATTAGGATTTTTTCGTCTGATGCTTGTAGTTCCTGGAATGCCTATGTGAAAAAATGTGAAGAGAAAGGGAAAAAGCCAAGTTTGTACTGGGCAGTCATTACAGAGTTCAAATGGGAGTGGGGCGTTAACGGCATCTTTCTAGTTGCCTCTGTAAGCATTTTGCAAATTGTGCAGCACGCTACGTTAAAACTTGTGCAATTTTATCGATAAACCGGCATATCGCGATTTTTTGTCGACCGATAGGTAACGCGATACGCGAACTTACAATCgagtttaaatatattcaaatttatattttattggaTTGCTTTTTGTTATATGCAGTTTGATTTTATATGAATAGTTAAATGCAACacaaattaaaacacaaatacataatgaaatcattgatttttcatttatttttaaaattttcgcgatattttgaaaaaaaaatatcgtaaTTCAAATTTGTTTGCGATACCAATCCCTAGTAGATTCTAGTAACCTATGGGAATTTTTTTCGGTGAAATAATTACTTATTTGTgatacaattaagaaaattttaagtAGAAATTcctaatataattatttaaacatttagttAATGCATATGGTTGTCCAAGTATCAGCATGTATCAGCATGCTAtaactaaaagaaaaattaaccTCGTACTCTTTACcagattaataaaaaatgattttatggtagtttttttccttcattttttcaCGTAGGAAGGAATCAGAATTGCCCAGCCCTACCTGATTGGTCGGATAATCTCCTACTTCAAGCCTGCTTCCACCTTGTCACAGACCGAGGTGTACATCTACGCAACGGTGGTGGCAGTCAGCCACATTCTACAGCTGATCGTTTATCCCAAGTATTTCTTTACCTGTCTCCACATTgctttgaaaatgaaagtagctGTGGCTAGCCTCATTTATAGGAAGGTAAAACAAACTCTATCATTCACTGTTTACCcaggggtgttaaggaagcacgTGGAATCTAAGTTACACGTTATTCCTCTAAATACTAGAAACAAATGGGGTTTTATTATATacctataaaattaaaaaacccaaagaaaCGTAgagtaaaaacaaataaaataaaatcggAAATAATTATTCCCAATAGATTAAAATGTGTTATGTAgattttacacattgatgacaaCTTAACTGAAAGTCCTGCAAATTTGAGCGGAAAGCATTGTCAACAGGTTCAAAATACAAGAAAACTTAGAACTCAAATAAAGTATTTTGGTGTAATTTACTGCAAATTGAATAAGAGAATAATGGAATAGATGTTAattgaatcaaatatttgttaaaagaagTATGTAACGATGCTTTTATTGCTCGGCCAGGCTTTCTTCTGTCGGTGTTTACAATATAAAAGTCTGAATAGAACAGCGTTACTATCCCATATAGCTTGACACATATCTAACAAGTATCTAAAGTATGCTgaaattaaaggggcatggtcacgattttggtccaaaattattgattttaatttttacaatgcttcagtaaggcattttaaaaaggcaaccgacatttgagtgtcatttgttaagCTATAAGCGAGTTATATCTTGCTCATAACTCTATGGaggactctcaaattttatttcatcattagaaatgcaattCTAAACcgttgtaaataataaaaacggaaaaataaaatatgaccaaaatcgtggccatggccctttaaaaattgctttaaaaatgttcCACTCTGTGTGGCTTTAATTCAACATGCCGTTTTCTGTACAAACTGTATAACATTTGGGGATGGTTTTCAGAGGGCTAactgaataaatatttaatctaGAAGatcataggattctagcagcaattttcataaaactgagatgttttgtctttagtttttatgtttattgtttagtAAAGACCTACGAGTGCttatgtgatacagatgacatcctAAAACGCatatcggcctccggggctgatacaggttatcagccctaaGGCTGATACGAATCCGTATTACACTCCGTGCGGATTTTTCGTTTCTGCATGTAAacagacgaaaaataaaacatttcttacagtcgacattttttAATGCAGTTAAAAACTTGTTTTAGAGCAGTTAATTTCAAAACACGAGGAAATTCTGGTTCTGTAGCTGAATGTATGGAAAACCAGTACGATCTCATATTTTCATTTAGTACAAGTACAGActactttcaaaaaatatttgaaatcaatttgttcaagttgattctatttaaaaattttattacttagtatgtaataaatataataataaatacccttttccatatcacagcctgtatcagccctcgaccaatatcatccctcgggccttcggccctcgggctgatattgaatatatatatatatatatatatatatatatatatatatatatatatatatatatatatatatatatatataggcagGTTATATTTAGTTATCATATCATAATGCACCGAGGTGGTAATAATGTACACTGTACTAACCAATTTTATTGCATTAACGTTTATTTAAacgtaaaataataaaaaatttggtCTGAATCAAAACAGTGATTAATTTTCAGGCTTATTATATTACCGTTAAAATAAGATGCCAAATTGCACGTATTCTTCTTCCTTAACAAACCTCGTATTGATGTTTATAATTCCAATTAATCTGATATTGCTcagtatttttattcattaccaGTGAATATCTCAACGTTAAATCTAGACTTCTTATTCATGttctaaaactgaaatttttcaGATACTCAAAATTACCAGCTTGTCAAACCATTCCACAACATCAGGGAAAATCATCAACCATTTGTCAACGGATTTAGAGAAGTTTTCATATGTAAGAAAATGTTCTCTAAGTAAATTTATTGAAGCAATTCTATGTTATTTTTGTGGTTGAGAATAACGTAagtttcaatttaattcaaatttttatgttgttttttgttattgacAAAAACTTAAGTTTCAACTGAGTGTTTACCTGTTGTGTTACTCAGACGATCGAGAGCTTCCATTTCTGTTGGCTTGGTCCCCTGGAGATTGTGGCTATCCTGTACTTGTTGTACCAACAGATAGGTCTAGTCAGCCTCCTTACTCTAGCCGTCACCCTGGTTCTCCTACCCCTACAGTTCATGATGGGATGGATTTATGGGAAGCTTAGGTGCAGACATTTATTGCCTTTTTTAAGTCTAATCATACTTTTTAGTAGCtacagtaaaagaaaaaaaaacaagtactaaatattaataactttgatttgttataaataatgATGAGAATAAAAACCGAAATCAATGTAAGGGTGAATTCCTTGTATGCTGTAAATGTGTTTGACTGTATTAAAGAGTTGTTAAGTTTTGTTGATATCTATCACAAGTTAtgtattatgaataattttcGTGAAGGATGACGATAGGAGCTGCAGGAGACAAAAGAATCCATTTGATGAACCAGATAATCGCTGGGATGAGAGTGATCAAAATGTACTGCTGGGAGAAACCATTCAGTGAAATTGTATTTAACATCAGAGGGTAATTGTAACTTTTATTGATTACATGTATCTGGTATCTGTCATTGGTAGGTTTTAAATGTTGCTTGGGttgattgaatttttaaatatcatcaaaattgttaaaaaaatctttgatttaCTTATAAAGTTGGTGAAGATCAGCAGTTTACTTACTTTAAGCTTTGTTTTCAGGTGGGAAGTATCTGAGATATGGAAAGCCAATATTGCCAAGTCCATCAACATTGGATTGTTCCAGAGTGCCTCTGTGATCATCAGCATGGCCCTGTTTGGAACAGCGTGGTATACGGGGGTTCCCCTGTCCGCCCAGAGGATCTACAGTACCCTGGGCTGGGTCTTCTCTCTGCGACAAACCATCTTCCTCTTCATGATGTACCTGGTGGAAAATAACAAACAACTGGAATCTTCCCTCAAAAGAATACAGGTAAACCTTTAATGAATTTGCTAGAGAAAACTGTAAATATGTACTCTCTTCAGTATTTTGACAGAACGTGAATTCCTCCCAACCAAGCATAttaataaaaaccttttttgaaTTAGTTGTCTTCTGCCTGTCTGTCACAATCTACACATGCTTAACTTTTTCACAGTCTTTCCTCACAATAGAGGATATGAAGGTCTTTTCTGAGTCTGAAGGAACAACTAAGTCGATGGAAAAAGGGGGTGTGTTTGTCTGTATTCGGGACATGACTACCAGCTGGCACGGGCCACACCCCCTGGACAAGGGTGGTTTTGCCAATAAACTTTTTGACCAGGCGAGTTTGCATAATAAAagtaatcaatttgataaacaattattaatGGTTATTATTGCCATTCAGAGCTTAAAACggaattataaaattttaaaattatttgctaAACTACACAAATAGATTACTTAACATCT
The nucleotide sequence above comes from Magallana gigas chromosome 2, xbMagGiga1.1, whole genome shotgun sequence. Encoded proteins:
- the LOC136271740 gene encoding ATP-binding cassette sub-family C member 4-like, whose translation is MVEFVEAVQQLVDELVRCDECPIGGKEGLLQKQRRGQNQGDAESILNRPDPLIPPDIDETENDLEIKMGPITLNKAFDSLHRNSLWKILFHYGIPQTLVYIIQLLFENFECWVALRWTNQAKRNTSRPTESWRRNALKGLEAEPDHGDSTSNSCIPSQMEIPCRRLKHITVQRRLSEWVFPLFRYGFRHPLTQDHLYDVLPEDQSDLLGDRMENSWNAYVKKCEEKGKKPSLYWAVITEFKWEWGVNGIFLVASEGIRIAQPYLIGRIISYFKPASTLSQTEVYIYATVVAVSHILQLIVYPKYFFTCLHIALKMKVAVASLIYRKILKITSLSNHSTTSGKIINHLSTDLEKFSYTIESFHFCWLGPLEIVAILYLLYQQIGLVSLLTLAVTLVLLPLQFMMGWIYGKLRMTIGAAGDKRIHLMNQIIAGMRVIKMYCWEKPFSEIVFNIRGWEVSEIWKANIAKSINIGLFQSASVIISMALFGTAWYTGVPLSAQRIYSTLGWVFSLRQTIFLFMMYLVENNKQLESSLKRIQSFLTIEDMKVFSESEGTTKSMEKGGVFVCIRDMTTSWHGPHPLDKGGFANKLFDQEMTEAFSLKNIDLDIKKGELLAVVGPVSSGKTSLLLSLLKELPPETGKVCVQGRLGYMAQTPWVMSGTIQANVTFGENVEEGRYRQVLHACALYKDLELMRLGDQTLVGERGLLLSGGQKARLTLARTVYREADVYLLDDPLGAVDTEVGSHLFQRCICELMRGKTRILVTHQLQYLRSADRIIVLNEGRVVSVGTYDELVKQGTEFSSILTRHDKNIEEKDESQEKSVNVTGEKSTKAVDDVEFAETGDVGWNFYMDYYLSGRPWLFLPLTMFLLVIAYTSNSTTEGSLIPVQGDELMQQYLVAMSVFVVGISLFSLVYFRMSVIISKRLHNNMFRVVMGAKTHFFDSNPVEH